The Daucus carota subsp. sativus chromosome 7, DH1 v3.0, whole genome shotgun sequence genome window below encodes:
- the LOC108194262 gene encoding glycine-rich RNA-binding protein 4, mitochondrial, giving the protein MVIGGVFGARRNGGLPRISSLSSSLFCRLKHSSTNLFVGGLSYDTNETILNDAFDCHGEIIEVKVICDHVSGRSRGYGFVRFTSEDAANKALGEMNNKLLDGRNIRVHYALKR; this is encoded by the exons ATGGTAATTGGGGGTGTGTTTGGGGCGCGGCGGAACGGAGGGCTTCCTCGCATCTCCTCCTTGTCTTCATCTTTGTTTTGCAGGTTGAAGCATTCTTCCACCAATTTATTCGTTGGAG GGCTTTCTTATGACACCAATGAGACAATATTGAACGATGCATTTGATTGCCATGGGGAAATTATTGAAG TGAAAGTCATCTGTGATCATGTCAGCGGCCGGTCCCGTGGATATGGATTTGTTCGGTTCACTTCTGAGGATGCAGCCAACAAAGCTTTAGGGGAAATGAATAACAAG TTATTAGATGGCAGAAACATTCGTGTTCACTATGCACTCAAGAGATGA